The Triplophysa dalaica isolate WHDGS20190420 chromosome 5, ASM1584641v1, whole genome shotgun sequence genome window below encodes:
- the si:ch211-266a5.12 gene encoding uncharacterized protein si:ch211-266a5.12, translating to MAVALQYVCLLLTFAVPIHECVAVRQDPKCVTGEPCFDLGTVETMARRVSKDLIDADGENILIKHNSFDKIRKKKDLHSCVLQKIIDLFEHVLIRTEAKSSNPHEGDLDHHLELIHIMDRLRNCVYKVKKCKQLYKKAYDPSDITPLPKKSEATEAAIEQLLKLKYASDRLDDVKIQERVMDELKSLHLYMPGKGFRKS from the exons ATGGCTGTTGCTTTACAATACGTTTGTCTGCTCCTGACTTTTGCCGTTCCGATACACGAGTGCGTGGCGGTGCGTCAGGATCCCAAGTGTGTCACAGGGGAACCTTGCTTTGATCTGGGCACAGTGGAGACAATGGCTAGACGGGTCAGCAAGGATCTG ATAGATGCAGATGGAGAGAACATCCTTATTAAACACAACTCCTTCGACAAAATTCGGAAAAAG AAAGACCTTCACAGCTGCGTCCTTCAGAAAATCATCGATCTCTTCGAACATGTTCTCATAAGAACGGAGGCGAAGTCATCTAATCCGCACGAAGGAGATCTGGACCACCATTTGGAGCTCATACATATTATGGATCGCCTCAGGAACTGTGTTTATAAG gtaaaaaaatgcaaacaactTTATAAGAAAGCCTACGATCCATCTGACATCACACCACTCCCAAAG AAATCTGAGGCAACTGAGGCAGCTATTGAACAGctactaaaactaaaatatgcAAGTGATAGG CTTGATGACGTAAAAATCCAGGAGAGGGTCATGGATGAGCTGAAATCGCTCCATCTCTACATGCCGGGAAAAGGCTTCCGGAAAAGCTGA
- the ifng1 gene encoding interferon gamma 1: protein MEFQLTPLFLGMCLLTCQWMMCETSVSENLEESISELNKHYGEKAGELHNGHPVFLLILKELKVKFEETEQKLLMSIIIDTYSRIFTRMKNESQSEDVKDRLEHVLEHLRKLQENYFPGKSAELRTYAEDLWAIKENDPMVQRKALYEMKHVYRQATAMQRKDKNKDRRRRQAKNTRQKS from the exons ATGGAGTTTCAGTTGACGCCACTTTTCTTAGGAATGTGTTTGCTGACTTGTCAATGGATGATGTGTGAGACCAGCGTCTCTGAAAACCTGGAGGAGAGCATTTCGGAACTCAACAAGCACTAC GGAGAGAAAGCTGGCGAGCTGCACAACGGACACCCTGTCTTTCTGTTGATCCTTAAAGAATTAAAGGTGAAGTTTGAG GAAACTGAACAGAAGCTCCTTATGAGTATTATAATAGATACATACAGTAGGATCTTCACCCGCATGAAAAATGAAAGCCAGAGTGAGGATGTGAAAGATCGCCTGGAACATGTTTTGGAGCACCTGCGGAAACTACAAGAGAACTACTTCCCGGGAAAGAGCGCTGAGCTCAGGACCTATGCGGAAGATTTATGGGCAATCAAG GAAAATGACCCGATGGTCCAACGCAAAGCACTGTACGAGATGAAGCACGTCTACAGGCAAGCGACGGCAATGcagagaaaagacaaaaataaggACCGCAGGAGACGTCAAGCCAAAAACACAAGGCAGAAGTCCTAA
- the LOC130421239 gene encoding interferon gamma-related-like produces MNLSRNVVLMCVFITSLQGSDGSRLPVSKTEKEKTLKQLEEIIHPLQNFYNTTGTEWVGNPVFSPYLDQMNSRASCTCQTMLLDRILKLYEEIFTEMSNNSEKKEVKNNLKNAVKEVEKLRRKFNGEQKLWKDLQDINLIKVKNGTVQKGALNDFLMVFDLAY; encoded by the exons ATGAATTTAAGCCGCAACGTGGTGCTGATGTGCGTCTTCATCACATCTCTTCAAGGAAGTGATGGATCCAGGTTACCCGTGTCCAAAACGGAGAAGGAAAAGACGCTGAAGCAGCTGGAGGAAATAATCCACCCTCTCCAAAACTTTTAT AACACAACTGGAACAGAATGGGTCGGCAATCCTGTTTTTTCTCCCTATCTGGACCAGATGAAT TCCAGGGCTTCCTGCACCTGTCAGACGATGCTGCTCGACAGAATTTTAAAACTATACGAAGAAATCTTCACAGAGATGAGCAACAACTCTGAGAAGAAAGAAGTCAAAAATAATCTAAAGAATGCAGTGAAGGAGGTAGAAAAGCTGAGACGCAAATTCAATGGAGAGCAAAAGCTTTGGAAAGACCTCCAGGACATTAACCTAATAAAG GTGAAAAATGGTACGGTCCAGAAGGGAGCACTAAATGACTTTCTCATGGTGTTTGATTTGGCCTATTGA
- the LOC130421255 gene encoding interferon gamma-related-like → MTRQKMDSWLHIMLICGPLLVSLGVTDGFHHQRFKYDNELLNANISKLQLHYNTNGAEWVGRSVFAQFLQQWSSKGSCTCQSMMLEGMLKIYEEVFRDMKNKSEKKEVKDRVEGIMTEVKNLRHKYSEENKLLRDLQDIHLIKVKNGTVQGALLNEFLMVFNKANNVKH, encoded by the exons ATGACAAGACAAAAAATGGATTCCTGGCTCCATATAATGCTGATATGCGGACCTCTATTAGTGTCTCTTGGGGTGACCGACGGATTCCACCATCAACGTTTTAAATATGACAACGAATTACTGAATGCAAATATCTCCAAGCTGCAATTGCATTAT AACACAAATGGCGCAGAATGGGTCGGGAGGTCCGTTTTTGCACAGTTTCTGCAACAGTGGAGT tCCAAGGGCTCCTGCACCTGTCAGTCAATGATGCTAGAGGGAATGTTGAAAATCTACGAAGAAGTCTTCAGAGACATGAAGAACAAGTCTGAGAAAAAAGAAGTGAAAGACAGAGTGGAAGGCATAATGACCGAGGTCAAGAATCTGAGACATAAATACAGCGAGGAAAATAAGCTTTTGAGAGATCTCCAGGACATTCATTTGATCAAG GTGAAAAATGGCACAGTCCAAGGAGCGCTGCTCAATGAATTTCTCATGGTGTTTAATAAAGCCAACAACGTAAAACATTGA